One Amycolatopsis thermophila DNA segment encodes these proteins:
- a CDS encoding alpha/beta fold hydrolase, translating into MNVTAHHLTLDGRIGFVQDAAPREPNGTTVVLVHTAGQSGVQWRHALRPLTDLGYRLIVPDLPGHGHSEPPAAGAIRDLRDYADWLVRLLDVLAVPRPVVVGCSIGGKIAQDLAARHGARFAAAVSMCAESGPGRAQLHALERELEDSAAASRADRTHLGTRAVVGRRVDRDRAELIARMHCREDPLVSTSDLIGWGTHDVRPLLAGIPCPVTFVAGEDDLWVDPRSVADSARRVPNGRFVLLPGYGHYPMEEMDDFAKVLDAWLAEMKEGRQ; encoded by the coding sequence GTGAACGTCACCGCCCACCACCTGACCCTGGACGGCCGCATCGGGTTCGTGCAGGACGCCGCACCGCGGGAGCCGAACGGAACCACGGTGGTGCTGGTCCACACGGCGGGGCAGAGCGGCGTGCAGTGGCGGCACGCGCTCCGGCCGTTGACCGACCTGGGATACCGGCTGATCGTGCCCGACCTGCCCGGCCACGGCCACTCCGAACCCCCGGCCGCCGGTGCGATCCGGGACCTGCGCGACTACGCGGACTGGCTCGTCCGGCTGCTGGACGTCCTGGCGGTGCCGCGGCCGGTCGTGGTCGGCTGCTCGATCGGCGGCAAGATCGCGCAGGACCTCGCCGCCCGGCACGGAGCCCGGTTCGCCGCGGCGGTGTCGATGTGCGCCGAGTCGGGACCCGGACGGGCGCAGCTGCACGCGCTGGAACGGGAGCTGGAGGACAGCGCCGCCGCCTCGCGCGCCGACCGCACCCACCTGGGCACCCGCGCCGTGGTGGGCCGGCGGGTGGACCGCGATCGCGCCGAACTCATCGCGCGCATGCACTGCCGCGAAGACCCGCTGGTGTCCACCAGCGACCTCATCGGCTGGGGCACCCACGACGTGCGGCCGTTGCTGGCCGGCATCCCGTGCCCGGTCACGTTCGTCGCCGGCGAGGACGACCTCTGGGTGGACCCGCGATCGGTGGCCGACTCCGCCCGCCGGGTGCCCAACGGCCGGTTCGTCCTCCTGCCCGGGTACGGGCACTACCCGATGGAGGAGATGGACGACTTCGCGAAGGTCCTCGACGCTTGGCTGGCTGAGATGAAGGAGGGACGACAGTGA
- a CDS encoding AMP-binding protein yields the protein MTATPRLLDVFAGLTAADPDAVVLYDAHAGQAPARPVTRRQLRDLAAGMAEDLRAHGVGTGDCVAVWLPNWSHTVAVQFAALAVGAHVIGINTRYNVDEVAHVLRMARPRAVVAAHGFLNLDLRAILHAAHEAAATAAPVCLVTTAPGTPGAAPEEVASYDVGGGASAFPRASGGGELRPCPEPGLATAFTTSGSTGHPKLAAHRELGLGEHLLAAAGRIGLGPGHVVLGALPLSGVFGFVAAMAAVVSGAAVVLEPVFDAGGVLTDVVRHRVTHVIGADDLIGRLERAWRDHPVPLPWQWIGIADFEGRSRQLAEWAEREFGTTVAGVYGSSELFALTAFWPRHYAPELRWTGGGQVVTDSIEVRVADPATEEVVPDGAEGEMQFRGPNVVDAYLGDPAVAGEVFTRDGWFRSGDLGRLVAPGTVQYLCRIGDVLRLRGFLVDPSEIEARLAAHPGVAMTKVVGVPGRGGGTIAVAFVVPYGPTPPAEDELRQWCAQTLAKFKVPSRIRLIDEMPTTSGTNGTKIRAAALRELALAEGI from the coding sequence GTGACCGCGACACCGCGTCTGCTCGACGTCTTCGCCGGTCTGACCGCGGCCGACCCCGACGCCGTCGTGCTGTACGACGCCCACGCCGGCCAGGCCCCGGCCCGCCCGGTCACCCGCCGGCAGCTGCGCGACCTGGCCGCAGGCATGGCCGAGGACCTGCGCGCCCACGGCGTCGGGACGGGCGACTGCGTGGCCGTGTGGCTGCCCAACTGGTCCCACACCGTCGCCGTGCAGTTCGCCGCCCTGGCCGTGGGCGCCCACGTCATCGGGATCAACACCCGGTACAACGTCGACGAGGTGGCGCACGTGCTGCGCATGGCCCGGCCGCGGGCGGTGGTCGCCGCCCACGGCTTCCTGAACCTCGACCTGCGCGCGATCCTGCACGCCGCGCACGAAGCGGCCGCGACCGCGGCGCCGGTGTGCCTGGTGACGACCGCGCCGGGAACGCCTGGCGCCGCACCGGAGGAGGTGGCGAGCTACGACGTGGGCGGTGGGGCCTCGGCGTTTCCCCGCGCGAGCGGCGGCGGCGAGCTGCGGCCGTGCCCGGAGCCGGGACTCGCCACGGCGTTCACCACTTCGGGATCGACCGGGCACCCGAAGCTGGCCGCCCACCGCGAACTCGGCCTGGGCGAGCACCTCCTGGCCGCCGCCGGGCGGATCGGGCTCGGACCCGGGCACGTCGTGCTCGGCGCGCTCCCGCTGTCCGGGGTCTTCGGGTTCGTCGCGGCGATGGCCGCCGTCGTGTCCGGCGCCGCCGTGGTGCTGGAGCCGGTGTTCGACGCCGGCGGGGTCCTCACCGACGTGGTGCGCCACCGGGTGACCCACGTGATCGGCGCCGACGACCTGATCGGCCGCCTCGAGCGGGCCTGGCGGGACCATCCCGTGCCACTGCCGTGGCAGTGGATCGGGATCGCCGACTTCGAGGGTCGGTCCCGGCAGCTCGCGGAGTGGGCGGAGCGGGAGTTCGGCACGACCGTCGCCGGCGTGTACGGCTCGTCGGAGCTGTTCGCGCTCACCGCGTTCTGGCCCCGGCACTACGCACCCGAGCTGCGCTGGACCGGTGGCGGCCAGGTGGTCACGGACTCGATCGAGGTGCGGGTCGCCGATCCCGCCACCGAGGAGGTCGTGCCGGACGGGGCCGAGGGCGAGATGCAGTTCCGCGGCCCCAACGTGGTCGACGCCTACCTCGGCGATCCCGCCGTCGCCGGTGAGGTGTTCACCCGGGACGGCTGGTTCCGCAGCGGCGACCTCGGGCGGCTGGTGGCTCCGGGGACCGTGCAGTACCTCTGCCGGATCGGTGACGTCCTGCGGCTGCGGGGATTCCTGGTCGACCCGTCCGAGATCGAGGCCCGGCTGGCGGCGCACCCGGGGGTGGCGATGACGAAGGTCGTCGGCGTACCCGGGCGCGGCGGGGGCACGATCGCGGTCGCGTTCGTCGTGCCCTACGGGCCGACACCGCCGGCCGAGGACGAGCTCCGACAGTGGTGCGCCCAGACCCTGGCGAAGTTCAAGGTGCCGTCCCGGATTCGCCTGATCGACGAGATGCCCACGACGTCGGGCACGAACGGAACCAAGATCCGAGCCGCCGCGCTGCGCGAGCTGGCTCTTGCGGAGGGAATCTGA
- a CDS encoding acetyl-CoA C-acetyltransferase encodes MDDVVICHPLRTPVGRYGGAFRTLSATELAAHTLRQLIERTGLPADRVEDVRLGQCYPSGESPAIGRVAALDAGLPVTVPGAQIDRRCGSGLQAVIDATMSVATGAAGLVIAGGAESMSNVEFYTDQIRWGVKGDGPRLHDRLARARVTAGGKDHPVPGGMLETAENLRREYSISRQEQDEWALRSHERAVKAAAEGRFAEEIVPVTVPGRRGAPATVVDTDEHPRPDVSLDALGTLRPVMLASDPEATVTAGNASGQNDGAAACIVTTRDTAGELGLTPILRLVSWAVAGVPPRTMGIGPVPAVAKALDRAGLTLSDIDLLEVNEAFAAQVIACFREWDLTDRDLERVNVSGSGISLGHPVGATGARILATLAYEMRRRGARYGLETMCIGGGQGLAAVLELVE; translated from the coding sequence ATGGACGACGTCGTGATCTGCCACCCGCTGCGCACCCCGGTGGGCCGGTACGGCGGTGCCTTCCGGACCTTGTCGGCGACCGAGCTCGCCGCGCACACCCTGCGGCAGCTGATCGAGCGAACCGGCCTGCCCGCCGACCGGGTCGAGGACGTGCGGCTGGGCCAGTGCTACCCGAGCGGTGAGAGCCCGGCGATCGGCCGCGTTGCCGCGCTGGACGCCGGCCTGCCGGTGACCGTGCCCGGCGCCCAGATCGACCGCCGCTGCGGATCCGGTCTGCAGGCCGTCATCGACGCCACCATGAGCGTCGCCACCGGGGCAGCCGGGCTGGTCATCGCCGGGGGCGCCGAGTCGATGAGCAACGTCGAGTTCTACACCGACCAGATCCGCTGGGGCGTCAAGGGCGACGGGCCCCGGTTGCACGACAGGCTCGCGCGGGCCCGGGTGACCGCCGGTGGAAAAGACCACCCGGTGCCGGGCGGCATGCTCGAGACGGCCGAGAACCTGCGGCGCGAGTACTCGATCTCGCGGCAGGAACAGGACGAATGGGCGTTGCGCTCCCACGAACGCGCGGTGAAAGCCGCCGCCGAAGGCCGCTTCGCGGAGGAGATCGTGCCGGTCACCGTGCCCGGCCGTCGCGGCGCGCCGGCCACCGTCGTCGACACCGATGAGCACCCGCGGCCCGACGTCTCGCTCGACGCGCTGGGCACCCTGCGGCCGGTCATGCTCGCCAGTGACCCGGAGGCGACCGTCACCGCGGGCAACGCCAGCGGCCAGAACGACGGCGCGGCGGCCTGCATCGTCACCACCCGCGACACCGCCGGCGAGCTGGGCCTGACGCCGATCCTCCGCCTGGTCAGCTGGGCCGTGGCCGGGGTTCCGCCGCGCACCATGGGGATCGGGCCGGTGCCCGCCGTCGCCAAGGCACTGGACCGCGCCGGTCTCACGCTTTCGGACATCGACCTGCTGGAGGTCAACGAGGCCTTCGCCGCCCAGGTCATCGCCTGCTTCCGGGAATGGGATCTCACCGATCGCGACCTCGAGCGGGTCAACGTCAGCGGATCGGGCATCTCGCTCGGCCACCCGGTCGGCGCCACCGGGGCGCGGATCCTGGCCACGCTGGCCTACGAAATGCGCCGGCGCGGGGCGCGCTACGGCCTGGAGACGATGTGCATCGGCGGCGGGCAGGGTCTGGCCGCCGTCCTGGAGCTGGTCGAGTGA
- a CDS encoding acyl-CoA dehydrogenase family protein: MPRELCRTEGLTDVQDEILKTVRAFVDDKIIPVATELEHADQYPAAIVDGMAELGLFGLTIPEEYGGIGESLLTYALVVEEIARGWMSVSGIVNTHFIVAYLLMQHGTEEQKRRYLPKMATGEVRGAFSMSEPGCGSDVSAIRTRATPRGDGYVINGQKMWLTNGGSSTLVAVLVKTDLGAPSAHRNLTTFLVEKPAGFGAVAPGLTVPGKIEKMGYKGVDTTELVFDDHAIGAAQILGGEPGRGFYQMMDGVEVGRVNVAARGCGVAWRAFELGVAYAQQRQTFGRPIAEHQAVLFRLAEMGTKVEAAHQMMVRAARKKDSGERNDLEAGMAKYLASEYCARVVEDSFRIHGGYGYSTEYEIERLYREAPMLLIGEGTADIQRMIIGRRLLEDYALR, from the coding sequence ATGCCGCGTGAACTGTGCCGGACCGAGGGACTGACCGACGTCCAGGACGAAATCCTGAAGACCGTCCGCGCGTTCGTGGACGACAAGATCATCCCGGTCGCGACCGAGCTGGAGCACGCCGATCAGTACCCGGCCGCCATCGTCGACGGGATGGCGGAGCTGGGCCTGTTCGGGTTGACGATTCCCGAGGAGTACGGCGGGATCGGCGAGTCGCTGCTGACCTATGCGCTGGTGGTCGAGGAGATCGCCCGCGGCTGGATGAGCGTGTCGGGCATCGTCAACACCCATTTCATCGTGGCTTACCTGCTGATGCAGCACGGCACCGAGGAGCAGAAGCGCCGCTACCTGCCGAAGATGGCCACGGGTGAGGTCCGGGGCGCGTTCTCGATGTCCGAGCCCGGCTGCGGCTCCGACGTGTCCGCGATCCGCACGCGGGCCACGCCGCGCGGCGACGGGTACGTGATCAACGGGCAGAAGATGTGGCTGACCAACGGGGGATCGTCGACCCTGGTGGCGGTGCTGGTCAAAACGGATCTCGGCGCGCCGTCGGCGCACCGGAACCTGACCACGTTCCTGGTCGAGAAACCGGCCGGTTTCGGTGCGGTGGCGCCGGGCCTGACAGTGCCGGGCAAGATCGAGAAGATGGGGTACAAGGGCGTCGACACCACCGAACTGGTCTTCGACGACCACGCGATCGGCGCGGCGCAGATCCTGGGCGGCGAGCCGGGGCGCGGGTTCTACCAGATGATGGACGGCGTCGAGGTCGGGCGGGTCAACGTCGCGGCCCGCGGGTGCGGGGTGGCCTGGCGCGCGTTCGAACTCGGCGTGGCGTATGCGCAGCAGCGGCAGACCTTCGGCCGTCCGATCGCCGAGCACCAGGCGGTGCTGTTCCGCCTGGCCGAAATGGGCACCAAGGTCGAGGCGGCGCACCAGATGATGGTGCGGGCGGCGCGGAAGAAGGACTCCGGGGAACGCAACGACCTCGAGGCCGGGATGGCGAAGTACCTGGCCTCGGAGTACTGCGCCCGGGTGGTCGAGGACTCCTTCCGCATCCACGGCGGATACGGGTACTCCACCGAGTACGAGATCGAACGCCTCTACCGCGAGGCGCCGATGCTGCTGATCGGCGAGGGCACCGCCGACATCCAGCGGATGATCATCGGCCGCCGCCTGCTGGAGGACTACGCACTGCGGTGA
- a CDS encoding transketolase-like TK C-terminal-containing protein translates to MTESVVSTPGTDVLRALENRVLWLSSAIIHHANRVRPNPSGLKVGGHQASSASMASIMTALWFNHLRPQDRVSVKPHASPVLHAINYLLGELDASYLPRLREFGGLQSYPSRTKDPDPADYSTGSVGIGATAPIWGAVARRYVDTAFGGAGTGRQYSLVGDAELDEGAVWEAVLDPGVAELGEIVWIVDLNRQSLDRIVPNIAADKLQGMFAAAGWQVIRLKYGRLLEDLFTRPGGAELRQRIDAMTNPEYQRLLRCDAAELRRRLPGDGPGADAVAGLVAGLDDTTLVDAIANLGGHDLTALDDAFARIDDTRPTVIFAYTIKGYGLATKGHPQNHSALLTDAQMRELADRLGADLDDPWRAFPDGSPEAELCRATAERLRRADVPAVAPPAVPADFGRTPTGTATTQAALGRALLDLTREAPGTARRVVTVSPDVSSTTNLGGWVNKVGVWSVQERPDWFADDAETILHWREKPTGQHIELGIAETNLVSLIGELGATWSRWGQPLLPIGVLYDPFVERALEPWSYGIYAGGQSILIGTPSGVTLAPEGGAHQSIKTPSIGLEQPGCLTYEPAFAIDAEWTLLAALAQLGKPGGSSAYLRLSTRPVDQTLAAVPTDPAARERRRRQVVAGAYPLRRTPDAAVTIAAMGAVVPEALDAAARLGQIGIPADVVCVTSPDLLYRALRARQGHDAAGTWILDQVFPADRATPLVTVLDGHPHTLSFLDTINRVPTTALGVTRFGQSGSLDDVYRHHGLDTDSIVRAALDLTV, encoded by the coding sequence ATGACCGAGTCCGTCGTCAGCACGCCCGGCACCGACGTCCTGCGGGCGCTCGAGAACCGCGTGCTGTGGCTGTCCAGCGCGATCATCCACCACGCCAACCGGGTGCGGCCCAACCCGTCCGGGCTCAAGGTCGGCGGCCACCAGGCGTCGTCGGCGTCGATGGCCTCGATCATGACCGCGTTGTGGTTCAACCACCTCCGCCCGCAGGACCGCGTCTCGGTCAAACCGCACGCCTCCCCCGTGCTGCACGCGATCAACTACCTGCTCGGCGAGCTGGACGCGTCCTACCTGCCGCGACTGCGCGAGTTCGGCGGCCTGCAGAGCTATCCCAGCCGCACCAAGGACCCCGACCCGGCCGACTACTCGACCGGCTCGGTCGGCATCGGCGCCACCGCCCCGATCTGGGGCGCGGTGGCGCGGCGCTATGTCGACACGGCGTTCGGCGGCGCCGGCACCGGCCGCCAGTACTCCCTGGTCGGCGACGCCGAACTGGACGAGGGCGCGGTGTGGGAGGCCGTGCTCGACCCGGGCGTCGCCGAACTCGGCGAGATCGTCTGGATCGTCGACCTCAACCGGCAGTCCCTGGACCGGATCGTGCCCAACATCGCCGCGGACAAGCTGCAGGGCATGTTCGCCGCCGCCGGCTGGCAGGTCATCCGGCTCAAGTACGGGCGCCTGCTCGAAGACCTGTTCACCCGGCCCGGCGGGGCCGAGTTGCGGCAGCGCATCGACGCGATGACCAACCCGGAATACCAGCGGCTGCTGCGGTGCGACGCCGCCGAGTTGCGCCGGCGCCTGCCCGGCGACGGTCCCGGCGCCGACGCCGTCGCCGGACTCGTCGCCGGCCTCGACGACACCACCCTGGTCGACGCGATAGCCAACCTCGGCGGCCACGACCTGACCGCGCTGGACGACGCGTTCGCCCGGATCGACGACACCCGCCCGACGGTCATCTTCGCCTACACCATCAAGGGCTACGGCCTGGCCACCAAGGGCCACCCGCAGAACCACTCCGCGCTGCTCACCGACGCCCAGATGCGCGAGCTGGCCGACCGGCTGGGCGCCGACCTCGACGACCCGTGGCGCGCCTTCCCCGACGGCAGCCCCGAAGCCGAACTGTGCCGGGCCACCGCGGAACGCCTGCGCCGCGCCGACGTCCCCGCGGTCGCCCCGCCCGCGGTCCCCGCCGACTTCGGCCGCACCCCCACCGGCACCGCCACCACCCAAGCCGCACTCGGCCGCGCCCTGCTCGACCTCACCCGCGAAGCCCCCGGCACCGCCCGCCGCGTCGTCACCGTCAGCCCCGATGTCAGCTCCACCACCAACCTCGGCGGCTGGGTCAACAAGGTCGGCGTCTGGTCGGTCCAGGAACGACCGGACTGGTTCGCCGACGACGCCGAAACCATCCTGCACTGGCGCGAAAAACCCACCGGGCAGCACATCGAACTCGGCATCGCCGAGACCAACCTGGTCAGCCTGATCGGCGAGCTCGGCGCCACCTGGAGCCGCTGGGGCCAGCCCCTGCTACCCATCGGCGTGCTCTACGACCCCTTCGTCGAACGCGCCCTCGAGCCCTGGTCCTACGGCATCTACGCCGGCGGCCAGTCCATCCTCATCGGCACCCCCTCCGGGGTGACGCTGGCCCCCGAAGGCGGGGCGCACCAGTCGATCAAGACCCCCTCGATCGGCCTGGAACAACCCGGCTGCCTCACCTACGAGCCGGCGTTCGCGATCGACGCCGAATGGACCCTGCTCGCCGCACTCGCCCAGCTGGGCAAACCCGGCGGTTCGTCGGCCTACCTGCGGCTGTCCACCCGGCCCGTCGACCAGACCCTCGCCGCGGTGCCGACCGACCCGGCCGCCCGCGAACGCCGGCGCCGCCAGGTCGTCGCCGGCGCCTACCCCCTGCGCCGGACGCCTGACGCGGCCGTCACGATCGCGGCGATGGGCGCCGTCGTCCCCGAGGCCCTCGACGCCGCCGCCCGGCTCGGCCAGATCGGCATCCCGGCCGACGTGGTGTGCGTGACCAGCCCCGACCTGCTCTACCGCGCCCTCCGCGCCCGGCAGGGCCACGACGCGGCCGGCACCTGGATCCTGGACCAGGTCTTCCCCGCCGACCGCGCCACCCCGCTGGTGACCGTCCTCGATGGACACCCGCACACGCTGTCGTTCCTGGACACGATCAACCGCGTGCCGACCACCGCGCTCGGCGTGACCCGGTTCGGGCAGTCCGGCTCACTCGACGACGTCTACCGCCACCACGGCCTGGACACCGACAGCATCGTCCGCGCCGCCCTGGACCTGACCGTGTGA
- a CDS encoding Lrp/AsnC family transcriptional regulator — translation MPHDGPVDAVDARILLELARHPRATTLAIADRVGISRNTAQSRLGRLERSGALESFEHRISPAALGYPLTAFITAQVTQRLLDEVAAALADVPEVLQVQGISGPVDLMIQVVARDADDLYRIAGRVLAIPGVERTNTALVMRQLVGYRLTPLLHLTTG, via the coding sequence ATGCCCCACGACGGACCCGTCGACGCGGTCGACGCCCGGATCCTGCTGGAGCTGGCCCGGCACCCGCGCGCCACCACCCTCGCGATCGCCGACCGGGTCGGGATCTCGCGCAACACCGCCCAGTCCCGGCTCGGGCGGCTGGAGCGGAGCGGGGCGCTGGAGTCGTTCGAGCACCGGATCTCCCCGGCCGCGCTGGGCTACCCGCTCACCGCGTTCATCACCGCCCAGGTCACCCAGCGCCTGCTGGACGAGGTCGCCGCCGCGCTCGCCGACGTGCCCGAGGTGCTGCAGGTGCAGGGCATCTCCGGGCCGGTCGACCTGATGATCCAGGTGGTCGCCCGTGACGCCGACGACCTCTACCGCATCGCCGGGCGCGTCCTCGCGATCCCCGGCGTGGAGCGCACCAACACCGCACTGGTCATGCGGCAGCTCGTCGGCTACCGCCTCACGCCGCTGCTCCACCTGACGACGGGATGA
- a CDS encoding DUF4097 family beta strand repeat-containing protein, whose product MHTFDTPAPISVALAVPAGRIQVVATNRADTTVEVAPADPGKKRDVRIAGQITVTYADGVLRIQAPEPANQIFGPSGEVAVTVGLPAGSHIRATTACAEFRAAGRLGDVTVDGAYRHIRIDEAATASLTAVDGDVEVRRLGGPADIRTARGDIRITEAVRGKVVLSTRSGDIAIAAAAGVSAALDAGTGHGRISNSVRNTGEPGLDIRATTAQGDITARSL is encoded by the coding sequence ATGCACACGTTCGACACCCCCGCCCCGATCTCCGTCGCCCTGGCCGTCCCCGCCGGCCGCATCCAGGTCGTCGCCACCAACCGTGCCGACACCACCGTCGAGGTCGCGCCCGCCGACCCCGGAAAGAAGCGCGACGTGCGGATCGCCGGGCAGATCACCGTCACCTACGCCGACGGCGTCCTGCGGATCCAGGCGCCCGAGCCGGCGAACCAGATCTTCGGGCCGTCCGGGGAGGTGGCCGTCACCGTCGGGTTGCCCGCCGGCTCCCACATCCGGGCCACGACCGCGTGCGCGGAGTTCCGCGCCGCCGGCCGTCTCGGCGACGTCACCGTCGACGGCGCGTACCGCCACATCCGGATCGACGAGGCCGCGACGGCCAGCCTCACCGCGGTCGACGGCGACGTCGAGGTCCGCAGGCTGGGCGGCCCCGCGGACATCCGCACCGCCCGGGGCGACATCCGGATCACCGAGGCCGTGCGCGGCAAGGTCGTGCTGAGCACCCGGTCCGGCGACATCGCGATCGCCGCCGCGGCGGGCGTCTCGGCTGCGCTGGACGCCGGCACCGGTCACGGGCGCATCAGCAACTCCGTCCGGAACACCGGCGAGCCCGGGCTCGACATCCGGGCCACGACCGCCCAGGGCGACATCACCGCCCGGAGCCTGTGA
- a CDS encoding ABC transporter substrate-binding protein, with translation MRTRKFAAAAAAAVLALALGACGQGGNTAGGGGNGPLISIVSKGFQHQFWQAVKKGAEDEAAAKGARTTFVGPATEKDVEQQVNMLTNELAKSPQALGFAALDSRAAAPLLQQAKSQNIPVVAFDSGVDSDIPVTTVATDNKAAAAEAAKHLAQQIGGQGKVALVVHDQTSLSGKDRRDGFLDWMAKNAPGITVLPPQYGGGDQLESANITKSIIAANPDLKGIYASNEGSAIGVIKGVQESGKQGLTIVGFDSGKAQIDAINNGLMAGAITQDPMDIGRQLVDAALKAINHQPLPKRIDTAFYWYDKTNINDPKIQAALYQ, from the coding sequence ATGAGGACAAGAAAGTTCGCCGCCGCGGCCGCCGCCGCCGTGCTGGCGCTGGCGCTGGGCGCGTGCGGCCAGGGCGGGAACACCGCCGGTGGCGGCGGGAACGGCCCGCTCATCTCGATCGTGTCCAAGGGCTTCCAGCACCAGTTCTGGCAGGCCGTGAAGAAGGGCGCCGAGGACGAGGCGGCCGCCAAGGGCGCGCGGACCACGTTCGTCGGCCCGGCGACCGAGAAGGACGTCGAGCAGCAGGTCAACATGCTGACCAACGAGCTGGCCAAGTCGCCGCAGGCGCTCGGGTTCGCGGCGCTGGACTCGCGTGCCGCCGCCCCGCTGCTGCAGCAGGCGAAGTCGCAGAACATCCCGGTCGTGGCGTTCGACTCCGGGGTGGACAGCGACATCCCGGTCACCACCGTGGCCACCGACAACAAGGCGGCGGCGGCCGAGGCGGCCAAGCACCTGGCGCAGCAGATCGGCGGGCAGGGCAAGGTCGCGCTGGTGGTGCACGACCAGACGAGCCTGTCCGGCAAGGACCGGCGGGACGGGTTCCTGGACTGGATGGCGAAGAACGCGCCCGGCATCACGGTGCTGCCACCCCAGTACGGCGGCGGTGACCAGCTGGAGTCGGCCAACATCACCAAGTCGATCATCGCGGCCAACCCGGACCTGAAGGGCATCTACGCCTCCAACGAGGGTTCGGCCATCGGCGTGATCAAGGGCGTGCAGGAGAGCGGGAAGCAGGGCCTGACGATCGTCGGGTTCGACTCCGGTAAGGCCCAGATCGACGCGATCAACAACGGCCTGATGGCCGGTGCGATCACGCAGGACCCGATGGACATCGGCCGGCAGCTGGTGGACGCGGCGCTGAAGGCGATCAACCACCAGCCGCTGCCCAAGCGGATCGACACGGCCTTCTACTGGTACGACAAGACCAACATCAACGATCCGAAGATCCAGGCGGCGCTCTACCAGTGA
- a CDS encoding ABC transporter permease, whose product MTTVKAPTAERQQAGGMAGAIKSRLQQLLAFASLIVIYAFFSIVSPFFFSYGNFIAILFSTVVIGTLAIGTTFVIITGGIDLSIGTGMALCAVMSGVFIVNIGLPLALGVPLAILFGGLMGLVNGINVALLKIPPFIATLAMMLVAEGLALVLSHSTPIYFSNSPGYIEISAGNLIPNVPNAVLILLAIAIIAGVLLTKSVLGRYTYSIGSNEEATALSGIDVRRWKLGIYAFAGLFTGLAGVMISARLGSAQPATGMGYELQAIAAVVIGGTSLSGGKGSILGTLIGALIISVLNNGLQIMSIPQEWQNVILGCVILVAVYTDRIRKREA is encoded by the coding sequence ATGACGACGGTCAAGGCTCCGACGGCGGAGCGGCAGCAGGCCGGCGGGATGGCCGGTGCGATCAAGAGCAGGCTCCAGCAACTGCTGGCGTTCGCGAGCCTCATCGTGATCTACGCGTTCTTCTCGATCGTGAGCCCGTTCTTCTTCTCCTACGGCAACTTCATCGCCATCCTGTTCTCCACGGTGGTCATCGGCACGCTCGCGATCGGCACCACGTTCGTCATCATCACGGGCGGGATCGACCTGTCCATCGGCACCGGGATGGCGCTGTGCGCGGTGATGTCCGGGGTGTTCATCGTGAACATCGGGCTGCCGCTGGCGCTCGGGGTGCCGCTGGCGATCCTGTTCGGCGGGCTGATGGGGCTGGTCAACGGGATCAACGTGGCGCTGCTGAAGATCCCGCCGTTCATCGCGACGCTGGCGATGATGCTCGTCGCCGAGGGGCTGGCGCTGGTGCTGTCCCACAGCACCCCCATCTACTTCAGCAACTCGCCCGGCTACATCGAGATCTCGGCCGGCAACCTGATCCCGAACGTGCCCAACGCGGTGCTGATCCTGCTGGCGATCGCGATCATCGCGGGCGTGCTGCTGACCAAGAGCGTCCTCGGCCGCTACACATACTCGATCGGCAGCAACGAGGAGGCCACCGCCCTGTCCGGCATCGACGTGCGCCGGTGGAAGCTCGGGATCTACGCCTTCGCGGGGCTGTTCACCGGCTTGGCCGGGGTGATGATCTCGGCCCGGCTGGGGTCGGCGCAGCCGGCCACCGGCATGGGATACGAGCTGCAGGCGATCGCCGCCGTGGTGATCGGCGGGACGTCGCTGTCGGGTGGTAAGGGATCGATCCTCGGCACCCTGATCGGCGCGCTGATCATCTCGGTGCTCAACAACGGCCTGCAGATCATGTCGATCCCGCAGGAGTGGCAGAACGTCATCCTCGGATGCGTCATCCTCGTGGCCGTCTACACCGACCGGATCCGGAAACGGGAAGCCTGA